The proteins below are encoded in one region of Sulfitobacter sp. SK012:
- a CDS encoding ABC transporter substrate-binding protein — protein MLILFVIALLSGPASAQTMQESSFWAAEVARGDLPPVTERLPNEPLISDMETKGRSYGRQGGTLRTLVSRSKDVRQMVVYGYARLVGYAPDYSLKPDILRAIDVEDNRRFTMHLRDGHRWSDGALFTSADFEYWWNDIVNNEKITPTGPPEFMTVNGKLGSVTFPDPLTVVFEWDDPNPVFLPLLAQAAPPFIYRPAHYLKQFHIDYADSDELRSNMKTARVRSWAALHNKYDSMNKFDNPDQPTLHPWSNASNQQSSRKLFVRNPYFHRIDKRGVQLPYIDVVEMTIVGGGLIAAKANAGEVDLQARGLDFRDVAILKKGENEGGKYKTLLWENGAASQIAIYPNLNFADPVWREVIRDVRFRRALSLGIDRRMINRALYFGLAVEGGMTAINMSPLHKDADLEMWSVLDIERGNALLDEMGLTERTPSGLRKLPDGRPMEFVIETAGERQEEENALAIITDTWRELGIRLIMRPLDRDILRNRVYAGVAMAATWYGWDNGLPRAETSPGYLAPTQQEFFAWPKWGQYFQTSGQAGEAPDMPEPARLMELSHQWMETSDTETLTAIWDEMLTIHAEQQYGIGVLSEAPQPVVVSLSLRNVPENGVWAFDPGAHFGIHRIDEFYFEDGMQQVSQ, from the coding sequence CTTCTGTCGGGTCCGGCCTCTGCGCAAACCATGCAAGAATCAAGTTTCTGGGCCGCCGAAGTCGCGCGGGGCGATTTACCTCCCGTGACGGAGCGTTTGCCGAATGAACCGCTGATTTCGGATATGGAAACCAAAGGCCGCAGCTATGGCCGCCAGGGTGGGACGCTGCGCACGCTCGTTTCTCGCTCCAAAGATGTGCGGCAAATGGTTGTTTACGGGTATGCCCGACTGGTAGGCTATGCCCCTGATTATTCGCTAAAGCCTGACATTCTGCGTGCCATAGATGTCGAGGACAATCGCCGCTTCACCATGCATTTGCGCGACGGGCACCGCTGGTCAGATGGCGCGTTGTTCACCTCAGCTGATTTTGAGTATTGGTGGAACGACATCGTTAATAACGAAAAAATCACCCCTACCGGCCCCCCGGAATTCATGACCGTAAATGGAAAGTTGGGGAGCGTGACTTTCCCCGATCCGTTGACCGTAGTATTTGAATGGGATGACCCTAATCCGGTCTTCCTGCCGCTGCTTGCGCAAGCAGCGCCACCGTTCATCTACCGGCCCGCGCATTACCTCAAGCAATTCCACATTGATTATGCGGATTCTGATGAGTTGCGCTCGAACATGAAAACAGCGCGGGTCAGAAGCTGGGCTGCGTTGCATAACAAATACGACAGCATGAATAAGTTCGACAATCCTGACCAGCCGACGCTGCATCCGTGGTCGAACGCAAGCAATCAGCAATCGTCTCGCAAGCTCTTTGTCCGCAATCCGTATTTTCACCGCATCGACAAGCGCGGTGTGCAACTGCCCTATATCGACGTCGTCGAAATGACGATTGTCGGCGGCGGCCTGATCGCAGCAAAGGCCAATGCTGGCGAAGTTGATCTTCAGGCGCGTGGCCTTGATTTTCGCGATGTGGCGATCCTTAAGAAAGGCGAAAACGAGGGCGGAAAATACAAGACTTTGCTGTGGGAAAACGGGGCAGCCAGCCAAATTGCCATCTATCCTAATTTGAATTTTGCCGACCCCGTATGGCGCGAGGTCATACGTGATGTGCGGTTCCGCCGTGCGCTCAGCCTTGGCATTGACCGGCGCATGATCAACCGCGCGCTGTACTTTGGCCTCGCCGTCGAAGGTGGCATGACGGCCATTAACATGAGCCCCTTGCACAAGGATGCGGATCTGGAAATGTGGTCGGTCCTTGATATTGAGCGTGGCAATGCGTTGCTTGACGAAATGGGCCTTACTGAGCGGACACCGTCAGGCCTGCGCAAGCTGCCGGATGGACGCCCCATGGAATTCGTGATCGAAACGGCCGGCGAACGGCAAGAAGAAGAGAACGCACTGGCGATCATTACCGATACGTGGCGCGAGCTGGGCATCCGGTTGATCATGCGCCCGCTGGACCGTGATATCTTGCGCAACCGGGTCTACGCTGGCGTTGCGATGGCAGCGACGTGGTATGGCTGGGACAATGGCCTGCCGCGCGCAGAGACATCGCCAGGCTACCTCGCCCCGACCCAGCAGGAATTCTTTGCTTGGCCGAAATGGGGGCAATATTTTCAAACGTCGGGTCAGGCGGGCGAAGCACCAGACATGCCGGAACCCGCACGCCTGATGGAACTGAGCCATCAATGGATGGAAACCTCCGATACCGAAACATTGACTGCGATCTGGGATGAAATGTTAACCATCCATGCCGAGCAACAATACGGCATCGGCGTGCTTTCAGAGGCCCCACAGCCGGTTGTTGTTTCGCTTTCGCTGCGCAATGTGCCAGAAAATGGTGTCTGGGCATTTGACCCGGGCGCACATTTTGGCATCCACCGCATTGATGAGTTTTACTTTGAGGACGGCATGCAGCAGGTTTCCCAATGA